In Bradyrhizobium guangxiense, the following are encoded in one genomic region:
- the secA gene encoding preprotein translocase subunit SecA, whose protein sequence is MIGALARKFFGSANDRRGKGYQSRVNAINALEPEVSKLSDEALKARTAEFKKQLAEGKTLDDLLVPAFATVREAAKRTLGQRHFDVQLIGGMVLHEGDIAEMKTGEGKTLVATLAVYLNALAGKGVHVVTVNDYLARRDSGWMGQIYGFLGMTTGVIVHGLDDAERKAAYACDITYGTNNEYGFDYLRDNMKYRLQDMVQRPHFFAIVDEVDSILIDEARTPLIISGPLDDRSDFYNTIDGFLPKLDKSDYEVDEKQRTVTLTEGGMEKIETLLRDAGQLKGESLYDVENVSVVHHINQALRAHTLFTRDKDYIVRDNEVVIIDEFTGRMMPGRRYSEGLHQALEAKEHVQVQPENQTLASITFQNYFRMYEKLAGMTGTAATEADELFDIYKLEVVEIPTNLSIARLDEDDEVYRTQKEKYQAILAEIERANARLQPVLVGTASIEKSEVLAEFLKTNGYKQIDFGKEGALDKLYAAARAGKPAKLFAVLNARFHEQEAYIVAEAGVPGAITIATNMAGRGTDIKLGGSLEMRIQQETVGITDEAEKARKIEQIKADIERFRDIVLKAEETVEVEPAKGSKPAKTVKKPGGLYIIGSERHESRRIDNQLRGRSGRQGDPGRSKFFLSLEDDLMRIFGSDRLDSMLQRLGLQEGEAIIHPWINKALEKAQQKVEARNFDIRKNLLKFDNVQNDQRKVIFDQRVDLMKDESVAETVTDMRHAFIDDLVAKHVPEHAYAEQWDVAGLKDELKRVLDLDLPVDDWAKEEGIADEELLTRIETKADEHMAAKVAQWGPDVMRYVEKTILLQTLDHLWREHLIMLDHLRQVIGLRGYGQRDPLQEYKTEAFNLFQEMSAHLREAVTAQLMRVEIVPPEQEAPVLPAMEAHKFDPNTGEDEMALASVTLGAQATDAALRDPKNPASWGKVGRNEDCPCGSGKKYKHCHGRYA, encoded by the coding sequence ATGATCGGCGCGCTCGCCCGCAAGTTTTTCGGCTCCGCCAACGACCGGCGGGGGAAGGGATATCAGTCCCGCGTCAACGCGATCAACGCGCTTGAGCCCGAGGTTTCGAAGCTCTCCGACGAGGCGCTCAAGGCCCGCACCGCGGAATTCAAGAAGCAACTCGCCGAGGGCAAGACCCTCGACGATCTCCTGGTGCCCGCCTTCGCCACCGTACGCGAGGCCGCCAAGCGTACGCTCGGCCAGCGCCATTTCGACGTCCAGCTGATCGGCGGCATGGTGCTGCACGAGGGCGACATCGCCGAGATGAAGACCGGCGAAGGCAAGACGCTGGTCGCCACCCTCGCGGTCTACCTCAACGCGCTCGCCGGCAAGGGCGTCCACGTCGTCACCGTCAACGACTATCTCGCCCGCCGCGACTCCGGCTGGATGGGCCAGATCTACGGCTTCCTCGGCATGACCACCGGCGTGATCGTGCACGGTCTCGACGATGCCGAGCGCAAGGCGGCCTATGCCTGCGACATCACCTACGGCACCAACAACGAATACGGCTTCGACTACCTGCGCGACAACATGAAGTACCGGCTCCAGGACATGGTCCAGCGGCCGCACTTCTTCGCCATCGTCGACGAGGTCGACTCGATCCTGATCGACGAGGCGCGCACGCCGCTGATCATCTCGGGTCCGCTCGACGACCGCTCCGACTTCTACAACACCATCGACGGCTTCCTGCCCAAGCTCGACAAGTCCGACTACGAGGTCGACGAGAAGCAGCGCACGGTGACGCTCACCGAAGGCGGCATGGAGAAGATCGAGACGCTGCTGCGCGATGCAGGCCAGCTCAAGGGCGAGTCGCTCTACGACGTCGAGAACGTCTCCGTCGTGCACCACATCAACCAGGCGCTGCGCGCCCACACGCTGTTCACCCGCGACAAGGACTACATCGTCCGCGACAACGAAGTCGTCATCATCGACGAGTTCACCGGGCGCATGATGCCGGGCCGCCGGTATTCGGAAGGCCTGCACCAAGCGCTGGAGGCCAAGGAGCACGTCCAGGTCCAGCCCGAGAACCAGACGCTGGCCTCGATCACCTTCCAGAACTACTTCCGCATGTACGAGAAGCTCGCGGGCATGACCGGCACCGCCGCGACCGAAGCGGACGAATTGTTCGACATCTACAAGCTCGAGGTCGTCGAGATCCCGACCAATCTGTCGATCGCGCGCCTCGACGAGGACGACGAGGTCTATCGCACCCAGAAGGAAAAATATCAGGCCATCCTCGCCGAGATCGAGCGCGCCAATGCGCGGCTGCAGCCGGTGCTGGTCGGTACCGCCTCGATCGAGAAGTCGGAAGTGCTCGCCGAATTCCTCAAGACGAACGGCTACAAGCAGATCGACTTCGGCAAGGAGGGTGCGCTCGACAAGCTCTATGCCGCGGCCCGCGCCGGCAAGCCGGCAAAGCTGTTCGCGGTGCTGAACGCGCGCTTCCACGAGCAGGAAGCCTATATCGTCGCGGAGGCGGGCGTGCCCGGCGCGATCACGATCGCGACCAACATGGCCGGCCGTGGCACCGACATCAAGCTCGGCGGCTCGCTGGAGATGCGCATCCAGCAGGAAACGGTCGGGATCACCGACGAAGCCGAGAAGGCCAGGAAGATCGAGCAGATCAAGGCCGATATCGAGCGCTTCCGCGACATCGTGCTGAAGGCCGAGGAGACCGTCGAGGTCGAGCCGGCGAAGGGCAGTAAGCCCGCCAAGACCGTGAAGAAGCCCGGCGGCCTCTACATCATCGGCTCCGAGCGCCACGAATCCCGCCGCATCGACAACCAGCTGCGCGGCCGTTCCGGCCGTCAGGGCGACCCCGGCCGCTCGAAATTCTTCCTATCGCTGGAAGACGATCTGATGCGCATCTTCGGCTCGGACCGCCTCGACAGCATGCTGCAGCGTCTCGGCCTGCAAGAGGGCGAGGCCATCATCCATCCCTGGATCAACAAGGCGCTCGAGAAGGCGCAGCAGAAGGTCGAGGCGCGCAACTTCGACATCCGCAAGAACCTGCTCAAGTTCGACAACGTCCAGAACGACCAGCGCAAGGTGATCTTCGACCAGCGTGTCGACCTGATGAAGGACGAAAGCGTCGCCGAGACCGTCACCGACATGCGCCACGCCTTCATCGACGACCTCGTCGCCAAGCACGTGCCCGAGCATGCCTATGCCGAGCAGTGGGACGTCGCCGGCCTGAAGGACGAACTGAAGCGCGTGCTCGACCTCGACCTGCCGGTCGACGACTGGGCCAAGGAAGAGGGCATCGCTGACGAGGAACTGCTCACGCGCATCGAGACCAAGGCCGACGAGCACATGGCGGCCAAGGTCGCGCAATGGGGTCCCGACGTGATGCGCTACGTCGAGAAGACCATCCTGCTGCAGACGCTCGACCATCTCTGGCGCGAGCATCTGATCATGCTGGACCATCTGCGTCAGGTCATCGGCCTGCGCGGCTACGGCCAGCGCGATCCGTTGCAGGAGTACAAGACCGAGGCCTTCAATCTCTTCCAGGAGATGAGCGCCCATCTGCGCGAGGCCGTCACGGCGCAGCTGATGCGTGTCGAGATCGTCCCGCCGGAGCAGGAAGCCCCGGTGCTGCCGGCGATGGAAGCGCACAAGTTCGATCCTAACACCGGCGAGGACGAGATGGCGCTTGCGAGCGTCACCCTCGGCGCGCAGGCCACCGACGCAGCTCTGCGCGATCCCAAGAACCCGGCGAGCTGGGGCAAGGTCGGCCGCAACGAGGACTGCCCCTGCGGCTCGGGCAAGAAGTACAAGCACTGCCACGGGCGGTATGCTTAG
- the grxC gene encoding glutaredoxin 3, translating to MTAAVEIYTRPGCGYCSAAKSLLSRKKAAFTEFDVAKNSSWRAEMYDRAGEGSTFPQIWIGGTHVGGCDDLYALDREGKLDGMLESVKAVS from the coding sequence ATGACTGCTGCTGTCGAGATCTACACCAGGCCGGGCTGCGGCTATTGTTCCGCCGCCAAGTCGCTGCTGAGCCGCAAGAAGGCTGCCTTCACGGAATTCGATGTCGCCAAGAATTCGTCCTGGCGGGCCGAGATGTACGACCGCGCCGGCGAGGGCTCGACCTTCCCGCAGATCTGGATCGGCGGAACCCATGTCGGTGGCTGCGACGACCTCTACGCGCTCGACCGCGAGGGCAAGCTCGACGGCATGCTCGAAAGTGTGAAGGCGGTGTCATGA
- a CDS encoding DUF1178 family protein, translating to MIRYALHCDRDHDFESWFQSSSAYESQVKRKLVTCPICGSAKVEKAIMAPRIVGKKGRGPAAPPPEPTAATTPEAAPSGPTSLLMAQERELRAKLKELRDHIVKNADNVGERFANEARAMHYGDKEHRPIYGEASPEEAKSLIDEGIEVSPLPTLPEDRN from the coding sequence ATGATCCGCTACGCGCTTCACTGCGACCGGGACCACGATTTCGAAAGCTGGTTCCAGAGCTCGTCGGCCTATGAGTCGCAGGTCAAGCGCAAGCTCGTGACCTGCCCGATCTGCGGCTCGGCCAAGGTCGAGAAGGCGATCATGGCCCCGCGCATCGTCGGCAAGAAGGGCCGCGGGCCCGCGGCGCCGCCGCCCGAGCCCACTGCAGCGACCACGCCCGAGGCTGCACCATCAGGACCGACTTCGCTGCTGATGGCGCAGGAGCGCGAGCTGCGCGCCAAGCTGAAAGAGCTGCGCGATCACATCGTCAAGAACGCCGACAATGTCGGCGAGCGCTTCGCCAACGAAGCCCGCGCCATGCATTACGGCGACAAGGAGCATCGCCCGATCTACGGCGAGGCCTCGCCGGAAGAGGCCAAGTCGCTGATCGACGAAGGCATCGAGGTGTCGCCGCTGCCGACGCTGCCGGAAGACCGGAACTGA
- a CDS encoding (deoxy)nucleoside triphosphate pyrophosphohydrolase, whose translation MADLKLTLVVACALVDADKRVLIAQRPEGKALAGLWEFPGGKLEPGERPEQSLIRELHEELGIPVAEPCLAPLTFASYGYESFHLLMPLYICRRWEGQVTSREGQALAWVRANKLRDYPMPPADIPLIPHLIDLLM comes from the coding sequence ATGGCCGATCTCAAGCTGACATTGGTGGTAGCCTGCGCGCTTGTGGACGCCGACAAGCGCGTCCTGATCGCGCAGCGCCCCGAGGGCAAGGCGCTGGCCGGTCTCTGGGAATTTCCCGGCGGCAAGCTGGAACCGGGCGAGCGGCCGGAGCAGAGCCTGATCCGCGAGCTTCATGAGGAGCTCGGCATCCCCGTTGCCGAGCCGTGTCTCGCCCCGCTGACCTTCGCAAGCTACGGCTATGAGAGCTTCCACCTGCTGATGCCGCTCTACATCTGCCGGCGCTGGGAAGGACAGGTGACGTCACGTGAAGGCCAGGCCCTGGCCTGGGTCCGCGCCAACAAGCTGCGCGACTATCCGATGCCGCCGGCGGATATTCCGCTGATCCCGCATTTGATTGATCTGCTGATGTGA
- a CDS encoding MarR family winged helix-turn-helix transcriptional regulator, whose amino-acid sequence MAKSNAPITEHLAYLLAQANREINRQLELRLSKEGVPVEQWRILKVLSDGDGHSMGELADAVLLNHPTLTKMIDRMVSDTLVYRVQDPNDRRKVLMFISERGKVLSKKLNSLAVDQEEHILESYGDKSTSELKRLLESLIDSSN is encoded by the coding sequence GTGGCAAAATCGAACGCTCCCATCACCGAACACCTCGCTTATCTGCTCGCGCAAGCCAACCGGGAGATCAACCGGCAGCTCGAACTGCGGTTGAGCAAGGAAGGTGTTCCCGTCGAGCAGTGGCGCATCTTGAAGGTGCTGTCGGACGGCGACGGCCATTCGATGGGCGAGCTCGCCGACGCCGTGCTGCTCAACCATCCGACGCTGACCAAGATGATCGACCGGATGGTCTCCGACACACTGGTCTATCGCGTGCAGGATCCGAACGACCGCCGCAAGGTGCTGATGTTCATCTCCGAGCGCGGCAAGGTGCTGAGCAAGAAGCTCAACTCGCTCGCGGTCGACCAGGAGGAGCACATCCTGGAGAGCTACGGCGACAAGTCGACGAGCGAGCTCAAGCGGCTGCTGGAGAGCTTGATCGACAGCTCGAATTGA
- a CDS encoding methyltransferase domain-containing protein, whose protein sequence is MAQPPQIPPALFDRALLHARQRRAQAQGAASFLLDRVAEDMSDRLAAVMREFHAPVDLWTPGEGLAGLRARLSSIEHIALDAAGVEKLPVSPESLDLVVSALALQFVNDLPGVLAQVRRALKPDGLLLAAMIGGDSLTELRQAFAAAEAECEGGVSPRVAPFADLRDIGALLQRAGFALPVTDVDRVVVRYGNAFALMQDLRRMGAANVLIERRRTPSRRATLLRMAEIYADRFADADGRIRATFDIIWLSGWAPHASQQQPLKPGSAKASLAEAVKKAGKS, encoded by the coding sequence ATGGCTCAGCCCCCGCAGATCCCTCCGGCCCTGTTCGATCGTGCCTTGCTGCACGCGCGGCAGCGTCGCGCGCAGGCGCAAGGTGCCGCGAGTTTCCTGCTTGACCGGGTCGCCGAGGACATGTCCGACCGGTTGGCGGCGGTGATGCGGGAGTTTCATGCGCCAGTCGATCTTTGGACGCCCGGTGAGGGGCTGGCGGGGCTGCGCGCCCGGCTGTCTTCCATCGAGCACATTGCGCTCGACGCGGCTGGCGTGGAGAAGCTGCCTGTTTCTCCGGAAAGTCTCGATCTCGTCGTCTCGGCGCTGGCGCTGCAATTCGTCAACGACTTGCCGGGCGTGCTCGCGCAGGTTCGGCGCGCGCTGAAGCCGGATGGGCTGCTGCTGGCCGCGATGATCGGCGGCGACAGCCTGACCGAGCTGAGGCAGGCCTTTGCCGCGGCGGAGGCCGAATGCGAGGGCGGCGTGTCGCCGCGCGTGGCGCCGTTCGCGGACCTGCGCGACATCGGCGCGCTGTTGCAGCGGGCGGGCTTTGCGCTACCGGTGACCGATGTCGACCGCGTCGTGGTGCGCTATGGCAATGCGTTCGCCTTGATGCAGGATCTCCGCCGCATGGGTGCGGCCAACGTGCTGATCGAGCGGCGGCGTACGCCGTCGCGCCGCGCGACGCTGCTGCGCATGGCCGAGATCTATGCCGACCGCTTCGCCGATGCCGACGGCCGCATCCGTGCGACGTTCGACATCATCTGGCTCTCCGGCTGGGCCCCGCATGCGAGCCAGCAGCAGCCGCTCAAGCCGGGATCGGCCAAGGCGAGCCTGGCAGAGGCAGTGAAGAAGGCGGGGAAGAGTTAG
- the argJ gene encoding bifunctional glutamate N-acetyltransferase/amino-acid acetyltransferase ArgJ — protein MSSSVSPLAPKTVPDMPVIAGIRLATAEAGIRYKNRTDVLLAVMNKGTAVAGVFTKSKCPSAPVEWCRAKLKGGKARALVVNSGNANAFTGKTGRASTALTAKIAAKAVGCSESEIFLASTGVIGEPLDATKFDGVLGRLAEAAVPGDYLAAAKAIMTTDTFPKVATATVKLGKAKVTINGMAKGAGMIAPDMATMLSFIFTDAPIAPAALQALLKSGVEDTFNAVTIDGDTSTSDTLLAFATGAAAEHGAPKISRASDPRLKAFVKAFNQVLANLSEQVARDGEGARKLVEITVEGAKTKASARKIAMSIANSPLVKTAIAGEDANWGRVVMAVGKAGEPADRDKLSISFNGIRVARNGARDPSYDEAQVSEAMKAPEIAILVSLGLGKGRDRVMTCDLTKEYVAINGDYRS, from the coding sequence ATGTCCTCCTCCGTCTCTCCCCTCGCCCCCAAAACCGTCCCCGACATGCCTGTGATCGCGGGCATCCGCCTCGCGACGGCCGAAGCTGGCATCCGCTACAAGAACCGCACCGACGTGCTGCTGGCGGTGATGAACAAGGGCACTGCGGTCGCCGGCGTCTTCACCAAGTCGAAATGCCCCTCCGCACCGGTGGAATGGTGCCGGGCCAAGCTGAAGGGCGGCAAGGCGCGCGCACTGGTGGTCAATTCCGGCAACGCCAATGCGTTCACCGGCAAGACCGGCCGCGCCTCCACCGCGCTGACCGCCAAGATCGCGGCCAAGGCAGTCGGATGCAGCGAAAGCGAGATCTTCCTGGCGTCGACCGGCGTGATCGGCGAGCCGCTGGATGCGACCAAGTTCGACGGCGTGCTGGGCCGCCTGGCTGAAGCCGCCGTACCCGGCGACTACCTCGCCGCGGCCAAAGCGATCATGACCACCGACACCTTCCCGAAGGTCGCGACCGCGACCGTCAAGCTCGGCAAGGCCAAGGTCACTATCAACGGCATGGCCAAGGGCGCCGGCATGATCGCCCCCGACATGGCGACCATGCTGTCCTTCATCTTCACCGACGCGCCGATCGCGCCCGCCGCGCTGCAGGCGCTGCTCAAGAGCGGGGTCGAGGACACCTTCAACGCGGTCACGATCGACGGCGACACCTCGACCTCGGACACGCTGCTGGCCTTCGCCACCGGCGCCGCCGCCGAGCACGGCGCGCCGAAAATCAGCCGCGCCAGCGATCCGCGCCTGAAGGCGTTCGTGAAAGCCTTCAACCAAGTGCTCGCCAATCTTTCCGAGCAGGTTGCCCGCGACGGCGAAGGCGCGCGCAAGCTGGTCGAGATCACGGTCGAGGGCGCCAAGACCAAGGCCTCGGCGCGCAAGATCGCAATGTCGATCGCCAACTCGCCGCTGGTGAAGACCGCGATCGCCGGCGAGGACGCCAATTGGGGCCGCGTGGTGATGGCTGTCGGCAAGGCCGGCGAGCCGGCGGATCGCGACAAGCTCTCGATCTCCTTCAACGGCATCCGCGTCGCCAGGAACGGCGCACGCGATCCATCCTATGACGAGGCCCAGGTGTCGGAGGCGATGAAGGCGCCGGAGATCGCGATTCTGGTCTCGCTCGGCCTCGGCAAGGGCCGCGACCGCGTCATGACCTGCGACCTCACCAAGGAATATGTAGCGATCAACGGGGACTACAGGTCGTAG
- a CDS encoding peptidylprolyl isomerase codes for MTTSFPVTTGQRFRHASALAGSLALALSLAFAGPLRAADDPVLAKVNGAEIKKSDVAMAEEELGPSLAQMDPATKDENVLSFLIDMKIVSKAAEDKKVADSEEFKKRLAFARNRLLMDSLLAGEGKAATTPDAMKKVYEEASKQITGEQEVRARHILVETEDEAKAVKAELDKGADFGELAKKKSKDPGSADGGDLGFFTKEQMVPEFSAVAFSLEPGKISDPVKSQFGWHIIKVEEKRSRKAPDFEQVKAQIEQYVTRKAQADYVAKLRTEAKVERLDQPAADASKDAKPSDSKMAPPAKK; via the coding sequence ATGACCACCTCGTTCCCGGTAACCACCGGCCAGCGCTTCCGCCATGCCTCCGCCTTGGCTGGCAGCCTCGCGCTGGCGCTGTCCCTGGCGTTCGCGGGCCCGCTCCGGGCTGCCGACGATCCGGTGCTGGCGAAGGTCAATGGCGCGGAAATCAAGAAGAGCGACGTCGCCATGGCCGAGGAGGAGCTCGGGCCGAGCCTCGCCCAGATGGACCCGGCAACCAAGGACGAGAACGTCCTGTCGTTCCTGATCGATATGAAAATCGTCAGCAAGGCTGCCGAGGACAAGAAGGTCGCCGATAGCGAGGAGTTCAAGAAGCGTCTGGCGTTCGCCCGCAACCGCCTGCTGATGGACAGCCTGCTGGCGGGCGAGGGCAAGGCCGCCACCACCCCGGACGCCATGAAGAAGGTCTATGAGGAGGCCTCCAAGCAGATCACCGGCGAGCAGGAGGTGCGCGCCCGCCACATCCTGGTCGAGACCGAGGACGAGGCCAAGGCGGTGAAGGCCGAGCTCGACAAGGGCGCTGATTTCGGCGAGCTGGCCAAGAAGAAGTCCAAGGATCCCGGCTCGGCCGACGGCGGCGACCTCGGCTTCTTCACCAAGGAGCAGATGGTGCCGGAATTCTCGGCCGTGGCCTTCTCGCTGGAGCCCGGCAAGATCTCCGACCCCGTGAAGTCACAGTTCGGCTGGCACATCATCAAGGTCGAGGAAAAGCGCAGCCGCAAGGCGCCGGACTTCGAGCAGGTCAAGGCCCAGATCGAGCAGTACGTGACCCGCAAGGCCCAGGCCGACTATGTCGCCAAGCTGCGCACCGAAGCCAAGGTCGAGCGGCTGGACCAGCCGGCGGCGGATGCGTCGAAGGACGCCAAGCCGTCCGACAGCAAGATGGCGCCGCCGGCGAAGAAGTAA
- a CDS encoding LysM peptidoglycan-binding domain-containing protein — MNWRRINWQVLTAFSDAISFFEGMQMSANYTVKPGDNLTKIALSHGFKSYRDIYDHPLNAAFKAKRPNPNLIFAGDVIVIPDRGGPGPLPPPSPVPPTPPTPPTPPAAKNPREEALDQRPLAIFWVDRAIFSLEALKMFIPLGVPDALNVHAPTREALRVHFHMNKADDNPVELNFILGRFKDIRILLNSEAEAQFHTATPEQEATLKRQFKGGLPMAFTDNRFLGKGGITFTQSYLGKSDNCKKLILIHEGLHFVDPKPLGPNIVDIGEGDPRYDDPNVLPLEKAIHNPSSYAASAWQLANGSDGARHFCS; from the coding sequence GTGAATTGGCGACGTATCAACTGGCAGGTCTTGACAGCGTTTTCCGATGCCATCTCCTTCTTCGAGGGAATGCAGATGTCAGCAAATTACACGGTGAAGCCTGGTGACAATTTGACAAAGATTGCTTTGAGCCATGGATTCAAGAGCTACCGGGACATCTACGACCATCCGCTGAACGCTGCTTTCAAGGCGAAAAGACCGAATCCAAACCTTATCTTTGCTGGCGACGTCATTGTCATACCTGACCGGGGTGGGCCCGGACCGTTACCCCCTCCCTCACCCGTCCCCCCCACACCGCCGACGCCGCCGACGCCGCCGGCCGCAAAGAATCCCAGGGAGGAGGCGCTCGATCAGAGGCCTCTTGCTATATTCTGGGTAGATCGAGCGATTTTCTCGCTCGAGGCATTGAAGATGTTCATTCCTCTTGGTGTTCCAGATGCTCTCAATGTGCACGCACCAACACGAGAGGCGCTTAGAGTCCATTTCCACATGAACAAAGCGGACGATAATCCGGTCGAACTCAATTTCATCTTGGGTCGCTTCAAGGATATTCGGATACTTCTCAACTCCGAGGCTGAAGCCCAATTTCATACAGCCACGCCCGAGCAGGAGGCCACCCTCAAACGGCAATTCAAGGGAGGCCTACCTATGGCGTTCACCGACAACCGATTTCTTGGGAAAGGAGGCATAACATTTACCCAATCCTATTTGGGCAAATCGGATAATTGTAAAAAGCTCATACTGATCCATGAAGGACTACACTTCGTGGATCCCAAACCGCTTGGTCCGAACATCGTCGATATTGGAGAAGGTGATCCCAGATACGACGATCCGAATGTCCTGCCTTTGGAGAAGGCGATCCACAATCCGTCCAGCTACGCAGCGAGCGCCTGGCAGCTCGCCAACGGATCGGATGGAGCACGACACTTCTGCAGTTAG
- a CDS encoding ComF family protein, translated as MDADATPPRSIAAPLRAAWAAGRHVLSRAARLALDIALPTLCVSCREPVDGEGVCASCWARLSFIERPYCPRLGIPFVYDPGPDMLSMEAIASPPAYMRARAAVRYDDVARTLVHALKYQDRTDLAPAMGRWMARAGGELLAGADMLVPVPLHWRRAWRRRYNQSGALARVIERQNGVGVRGDVLRRVRATEQQIGLSRAQRASNVQGAFQVSPDRQADVQGRRIVLIDDVLTSGATLDACARALLRAKAAQVDVLVFARVVEVR; from the coding sequence ATGGACGCCGACGCCACCCCACCCCGTTCCATCGCCGCACCACTGCGTGCTGCGTGGGCGGCCGGCCGCCACGTGCTGTCGCGCGCGGCGCGGCTCGCGCTCGACATCGCGCTGCCGACACTGTGCGTGTCCTGCCGCGAGCCGGTCGACGGCGAGGGCGTTTGCGCTTCGTGCTGGGCGCGGCTGTCGTTCATCGAGCGACCCTACTGCCCGCGGCTCGGCATTCCCTTTGTCTACGACCCCGGCCCCGACATGCTGTCGATGGAGGCGATCGCGAGCCCGCCGGCTTACATGCGGGCCCGCGCGGCGGTGCGCTATGACGACGTCGCGCGCACGCTGGTGCATGCACTGAAATACCAGGACCGCACCGATCTGGCGCCCGCCATGGGGCGCTGGATGGCACGGGCGGGCGGCGAATTGCTGGCCGGCGCCGACATGCTGGTGCCCGTTCCCCTGCACTGGCGGCGGGCCTGGCGCCGCCGCTACAACCAGTCCGGGGCGCTGGCGCGCGTGATCGAGCGGCAGAACGGCGTCGGGGTCCGGGGCGACGTTCTGCGGCGGGTGCGCGCGACCGAGCAGCAGATCGGCCTGTCGCGGGCCCAGCGCGCGAGCAATGTGCAGGGCGCGTTCCAGGTATCTCCCGACCGCCAGGCTGACGTCCAGGGGCGCCGCATTGTCCTGATCGACGACGTCCTGACCTCAGGTGCCACATTGGATGCCTGCGCGCGTGCCCTGCTTCGCGCCAAGGCAGCCCAGGTCGACGTGCTGGTGTTCGCCCGGGTTGTGGAGGTCAGGTAA
- a CDS encoding carbon-nitrogen hydrolase family protein, whose protein sequence is MSENRTFTAAMVQMRTGLMPEPSLEQATTLIRQAAANGADYVQTPEVSNMMQLNRKALFEHLQREEDDASLKAYRALAAELKIHLHVGSLALRFSPEKAVNRSFLIGPEGNVLASYDKIHMFDIELPDGESYRESANYQPGETAVISDLPWGRVGLTICYDVRFPALYRALAESGAYFITVPSAFTRKTGEAHWHVLLRARAIETGCFIFAAAQAGLHENKRETYGHSLIIDPWGEILAEGDVEPGIVMAKIDPAKVETARRAIPSLQHGRRFGVSDPKAGPDHLHLVRGSA, encoded by the coding sequence ATGAGCGAGAACCGCACGTTCACGGCCGCCATGGTGCAGATGCGCACCGGCCTGATGCCGGAGCCAAGCCTCGAACAGGCCACGACGCTGATCCGGCAGGCTGCGGCCAATGGCGCCGATTACGTGCAGACGCCCGAAGTCAGCAACATGATGCAGCTGAACCGCAAGGCGCTGTTCGAGCATCTGCAGAGGGAGGAGGACGACGCCTCGCTGAAGGCCTACCGCGCGCTGGCGGCGGAGCTGAAGATCCATCTCCATGTCGGCTCGCTGGCGCTGCGCTTCTCGCCGGAGAAGGCGGTCAACCGCTCCTTCCTGATCGGGCCCGAGGGCAACGTGCTCGCGAGCTACGATAAGATCCACATGTTCGACATCGAGCTGCCGGACGGCGAGAGCTATCGCGAATCCGCCAATTACCAGCCGGGCGAGACCGCGGTGATCTCCGATCTGCCCTGGGGCCGTGTGGGCTTGACGATCTGCTACGACGTGCGCTTTCCCGCGCTTTACCGCGCGCTGGCCGAAAGCGGCGCCTATTTCATCACCGTGCCCTCGGCCTTCACCCGCAAGACTGGTGAAGCGCATTGGCACGTGCTGCTGCGCGCCCGCGCGATCGAGACCGGCTGCTTCATTTTTGCCGCGGCGCAGGCGGGCCTGCACGAGAACAAGCGCGAGACCTATGGTCACTCGCTGATCATCGACCCCTGGGGCGAGATCCTGGCCGAGGGCGACGTCGAGCCCGGCATCGTCATGGCCAAGATCGATCCGGCCAAGGTCGAGACCGCGCGCCGCGCCATCCCCTCGCTCCAGCACGGCCGCCGCTTCGGCGTCTCCGATCCCAAGGCGGGACCGGACCATCTGCACCTCGTGCGGGGATCGGCATGA